GAAACAAGGTGGTTTAGATAATACTATTTGGTTGCACAGTAAAACTCTCCATTCTGCTATTGAACTAGGGATGGCAGCTAAACTGGTGGTAGAAGCTGAAGAAACTGCAACCGTGCATGTACATCAGCTTGACCAGCATAGCCCAACACTTGTAACTAAATTAGCAGTTACACCAGACAAAACCGTCACCCTGGAAAAAATTATCACCGTTTACACCTCACGGGAAATATCAACTCCGGCGGAAGCTGCAATCATTCGTTTAGTTGCTGCACCCAGCTATTCAACTTTGCTAGCAGCTCACATAGCCGCTTGGGATCAAGTTTGGCAAGAAAGTGATATCGTCATTGAAGGCGATCGCTTGGCTCAGTTGAGTGTCCGTTACAATCTCTTTCAGATACTAGCTGTAGCACCACGTCATGACGACAGAGTTAGTATTCCTCCCAAAACCCTTTCCGGCTTTGCTTATAGCGGACATATATTTTGGGATACAGAAATCTTTATCCTCCCCTTGCTGATTCATACCCAACCAGCATTGGCACGGAACTTGCTAAACTACCGCTACCGTACCTTACGTGGGGCGCGACGTAAAGCCCAGGAAATGGGATACAAGGGGGCTTTTTATGCTTGGGAAAGTGCCAGCACAGGGGATGAAGTCACTCCTCGCTGGGTTCCAACTCCGAATGGTGAACAAGTCCGGATTTGGTGCGGTGATATTGAAGTCCATATTAATACCGATGTTGCTTACGGTGCTTGGCAGTACTGGCAAACAACAGGAGATGATCAATGGATGCGTAACTATGGCGCAGAGATGATTTTAGATACGGCAATTTTCTGGGAAAGCCGGGTGGAGTGGAACCAAAAACGTCACAGTTACGATATCCGTGATGTTATAGGTCCAGATGAAAATCACGATCGCATCGATAATAATGCCTTCACTAACTTATTTGTACAGTGGCACTTGCAAACTGCCCTGACATTATGGGATTGGCTAGTGAAGTCCTATCCTGACACAGCAGCACAACTAGCAGAAAAACTTGACTTGCAGCCAGAACAAAGACAACTGTGGGCGAAGATAGCTAAACACATCTACATTAACCAGGATTTAGAAACTGGTTTGATTGAACAATTTGAAGGCTTTTACAACTTAGAGTATGTCAACCTGGCTGACTACGAACCCCGTAGCAAATCCATGCAAGGATTGTTGGGAGTAGAAGCGACTAGCCAAAAGCAAATTCTCAAGCAGCCAGATGTATTAATGTTAATGTACCTGTTGCGCGATCGCTTTGATCGGCAAACTTTACAAACCAACTGGGACTACTATAGCCCCCGTACCGATCATACCTATGGTTCTTCTCTCGGCCCAGCAATTCATGCAATCTTAGCTTGCGACCTCAACCAAAGTGCAGAAGCCTACACTCACTTTACACGAGCAGCGATGGTAGACTTAGCAGACGTGCGACGTAACGCCCATGAAGGTATTCACGCAGCTAGTGCAGGCGGAGTATGGCAAGCAGTCATCTTTGGGTTTGGTGGTGTACGGATGACAAACTTCGGCCCCATTGCTTGTCCTAATCTCCCAGCTAACTGGACACGCTTGCAGTTCAAGTTGAAGTGGCGTAACCAAACTTATGAGTTTGATCTCATGAAATAAATGAGGGCAGAAGGGACTTATCCCAACTTGGGCGTGGCTTTCGTTCAGGTGGGGTTTGAATTCCCATCTGAGCGAAATCTTCTGCCTTCTGCCTTCTTTATTGCCAATTTCCCACCAAAACGTAAGAAGCCCAAAAATAAGGATGAGGTGGTAAAGACTTCAATTGCTTGAATAAAGGCTGACTGCGAATAGACTCAAGTTGTGATAATTGGGCTGTCCGCAAAGCACTTAATTTTTGCACTCCTGGTTTTTTCAACTCTTGATAAAATTTACCCATGAGTTGAGCGGTGGAAGCATCACTCACAGGCCAGAGAGTAGCAAGAGTACTGCGTGCGCCCGAACGCACAGCTGTTCCTGCTAAACCTAACATAGCTCTTTCATCACCAGTGGCAGTTTCACAAGCACTTAACACTAGTAATTCTAGATTGTTTTCTTGTTCTTTTAATAAAGTACTCAACTCATTAATACTAATACTTTTGCCATCTCCGGTAATAATAAAATTCTTTTCGGGATTAGAACTAAATAACCCGTGAGTTGCAAGGTGAACAACAGGGAAATTGGATTTGAGTTCATTTTCAATTGTTGTCGCAGTAAATTCTTGATTGAGAAGTTTTTGAGAAGCTGGAAAAGCTTGTTGAATTTCCTCTAATTCTTTTGGCACATTTACCAGCGCCGGAAAAATTTCTCCTTGGATTTGGATTTGCTTGCTAACTCCAGCAGCTAAGACTTTGAGATTTTGCC
Above is a genomic segment from Fischerella sp. JS2 containing:
- a CDS encoding glycoside hydrolase family 65 protein, yielding MLDLTIENSQLNQRLVDSGDWNIVETEFNFTQLHHQETVFTLSNGYLGTRGTFEEGYPQDCPATLIHGVYDDVAIASTELVNCPNWLPLTIKVAGEKFRMDCGEILCYERRLDLRLGIVSRDVRWRSPAGHTLEFHFERFASLANQHFLAIRCQITSVDFEGEVEVEVGFHPEPHTQGVKHWQTLKQGGLDNTIWLHSKTLHSAIELGMAAKLVVEAEETATVHVHQLDQHSPTLVTKLAVTPDKTVTLEKIITVYTSREISTPAEAAIIRLVAAPSYSTLLAAHIAAWDQVWQESDIVIEGDRLAQLSVRYNLFQILAVAPRHDDRVSIPPKTLSGFAYSGHIFWDTEIFILPLLIHTQPALARNLLNYRYRTLRGARRKAQEMGYKGAFYAWESASTGDEVTPRWVPTPNGEQVRIWCGDIEVHINTDVAYGAWQYWQTTGDDQWMRNYGAEMILDTAIFWESRVEWNQKRHSYDIRDVIGPDENHDRIDNNAFTNLFVQWHLQTALTLWDWLVKSYPDTAAQLAEKLDLQPEQRQLWAKIAKHIYINQDLETGLIEQFEGFYNLEYVNLADYEPRSKSMQGLLGVEATSQKQILKQPDVLMLMYLLRDRFDRQTLQTNWDYYSPRTDHTYGSSLGPAIHAILACDLNQSAEAYTHFTRAAMVDLADVRRNAHEGIHAASAGGVWQAVIFGFGGVRMTNFGPIACPNLPANWTRLQFKLKWRNQTYEFDLMK